Proteins found in one Triticum aestivum cultivar Chinese Spring chromosome 4D, IWGSC CS RefSeq v2.1, whole genome shotgun sequence genomic segment:
- the LOC123096529 gene encoding uncharacterized protein isoform X3, with product MHMLTQRIIKMGGGEPVSATTGVRQVQGFSHARASTGSDLHPFPHAWDPQPPTSHVDPGWLLCPECRCRPPCSMASVPSYGCVCANHLMHQKARFTNSSSICFSVHRLPIGGLKIIVEQVQEISFVKINVIFWSGFCMIHSHRWQQGVVRGLLRESSIVFYA from the exons ATGCACATGTTGACACAACGTATCATCAAAATGG GTGGCGGAGAACCAGTAAGTGCTACTACTGGTGTACGCCAAGTTCAAGGATTTTCCCATGCTCGAGCATCCACTGGCTCCGACCTTCACCCGTTTCCGCACGCCTGGGATCCACAACCTCCGACCTCACACGTGGACCCCGGCTGGCTTCTCTGTCCCGAGTGTCGCTGCCGGCCTCCCTGCAGCATGGCTTCGGTTCCCTCCTACGGATGCGTCTGCGCCAACCATCT GATGCATCAAAAAGCCCGATTCACAAATTCATCTTCTATATGCTTTTCAGTTCATCGACTTCCCATTG GAGGTTTGAAGATTATCGTGGAGCAAGTTCAAGAGATCAGTTTCGTGAAAATAAATGTGATCTTTTGGTCAGGATTTTGCATGATCCATAGCCATCGGTGGCAACAGGGAGTAGTTCGAGGCCTCCTGCGTGAGTCGTCCATCGTCTTCTATGCGTGA
- the LOC123096529 gene encoding uncharacterized protein isoform X4, which yields MHMLTQRIIKMGGGEPVSATTGVRQVQGFSHARASTGSDLHPFPHAWDPQPPTSHVDPGWLLCPECRCRPPCSMASVPSYGCVCANHLMHQKARFTNSSSICFSVHRLPIAVWHQNSHQFRGARITVSLCYRNLSLIRHRTSPSSHFGKLSLLAPVPGSHEV from the exons ATGCACATGTTGACACAACGTATCATCAAAATGG GTGGCGGAGAACCAGTAAGTGCTACTACTGGTGTACGCCAAGTTCAAGGATTTTCCCATGCTCGAGCATCCACTGGCTCCGACCTTCACCCGTTTCCGCACGCCTGGGATCCACAACCTCCGACCTCACACGTGGACCCCGGCTGGCTTCTCTGTCCCGAGTGTCGCTGCCGGCCTCCCTGCAGCATGGCTTCGGTTCCCTCCTACGGATGCGTCTGCGCCAACCATCT GATGCATCAAAAAGCCCGATTCACAAATTCATCTTCTATATGCTTTTCAGTTCATCGACTTCCCATTG CAGTTTGGCATCAAAATTCACATCAGTTTAGGGGTGCCCGCATCACGGTCTCACTGTGCTACCGCAATCTCTCCTTGATACGCCACCGGACGAGCCCCTCCTCACACTTTGGCAAGTTGTCACTTCTTGCTCCTGTGCCTGGATCCCAT GAGGTTTGA
- the LOC123096529 gene encoding uncharacterized protein isoform X5, translating to MHMLTQRIIKMGGGEPVSATTGVRQVQGFSHARASTGSDLHPFPHAWDPQPPTSHVDPGWLLCPECRCRPPCSMASVPSYGCVCANHLMHQKARFTNSSSICFSVHRLPIVWHQNSHQFRGARITVSLCYRNLSLIRHRTSPSSHFGKLSLLAPVPGSHEV from the exons ATGCACATGTTGACACAACGTATCATCAAAATGG GTGGCGGAGAACCAGTAAGTGCTACTACTGGTGTACGCCAAGTTCAAGGATTTTCCCATGCTCGAGCATCCACTGGCTCCGACCTTCACCCGTTTCCGCACGCCTGGGATCCACAACCTCCGACCTCACACGTGGACCCCGGCTGGCTTCTCTGTCCCGAGTGTCGCTGCCGGCCTCCCTGCAGCATGGCTTCGGTTCCCTCCTACGGATGCGTCTGCGCCAACCATCT GATGCATCAAAAAGCCCGATTCACAAATTCATCTTCTATATGCTTTTCAGTTCATCGACTTCCCATTG TTTGGCATCAAAATTCACATCAGTTTAGGGGTGCCCGCATCACGGTCTCACTGTGCTACCGCAATCTCTCCTTGATACGCCACCGGACGAGCCCCTCCTCACACTTTGGCAAGTTGTCACTTCTTGCTCCTGTGCCTGGATCCCAT GAGGTTTGA
- the LOC123096529 gene encoding uncharacterized protein isoform X6: MEYSQGMITDKWRRTSKCYYWCTPSSRIFPCSSIHWLRPSPVSARLGSTTSDLTRGPRLASLSRVSLPASLQHGFGSLLRMRLRQPSDASKSPIHKFIFYMLFSSSTSHWRFEDYRGASSRDQFRENKCDLLVRILHDP; the protein is encoded by the exons ATGGAATATTCACAAGGAATGATCACAGACAA GTGGCGGAGAACCAGTAAGTGCTACTACTGGTGTACGCCAAGTTCAAGGATTTTCCCATGCTCGAGCATCCACTGGCTCCGACCTTCACCCGTTTCCGCACGCCTGGGATCCACAACCTCCGACCTCACACGTGGACCCCGGCTGGCTTCTCTGTCCCGAGTGTCGCTGCCGGCCTCCCTGCAGCATGGCTTCGGTTCCCTCCTACGGATGCGTCTGCGCCAACCATCT GATGCATCAAAAAGCCCGATTCACAAATTCATCTTCTATATGCTTTTCAGTTCATCGACTTCCCATTG GAGGTTTGAAGATTATCGTGGAGCAAGTTCAAGAGATCAGTTTCGTGAAAATAAATGTGATCTTTTGGTCAGGATTTTGCATGATCCATAG
- the LOC123096529 gene encoding uncharacterized protein isoform X1, whose amino-acid sequence MHMLTQRIIKMGGGEPVSATTGVRQVQGFSHARASTGSDLHPFPHAWDPQPPTSHVDPGWLLCPECRCRPPCSMASVPSYGCVCANHLMHQKARFTNSSSICFSVHRLPIAVWHQNSHQFRGARITVSLCYRNLSLIRHRTSPSSHFGKLSLLAPVPGSHVSADGSPL is encoded by the exons ATGCACATGTTGACACAACGTATCATCAAAATGG GTGGCGGAGAACCAGTAAGTGCTACTACTGGTGTACGCCAAGTTCAAGGATTTTCCCATGCTCGAGCATCCACTGGCTCCGACCTTCACCCGTTTCCGCACGCCTGGGATCCACAACCTCCGACCTCACACGTGGACCCCGGCTGGCTTCTCTGTCCCGAGTGTCGCTGCCGGCCTCCCTGCAGCATGGCTTCGGTTCCCTCCTACGGATGCGTCTGCGCCAACCATCT GATGCATCAAAAAGCCCGATTCACAAATTCATCTTCTATATGCTTTTCAGTTCATCGACTTCCCATTG CAGTTTGGCATCAAAATTCACATCAGTTTAGGGGTGCCCGCATCACGGTCTCACTGTGCTACCGCAATCTCTCCTTGATACGCCACCGGACGAGCCCCTCCTCACACTTTGGCAAGTTGTCACTTCTTGCTCCTGTGCCTGGATCCCATGTGAGCGCTGATGGTAGTCCTCTGT GA
- the LOC123096529 gene encoding uncharacterized protein isoform X2, with protein sequence MHMLTQRIIKMGGGEPVSATTGVRQVQGFSHARASTGSDLHPFPHAWDPQPPTSHVDPGWLLCPECRCRPPCSMASVPSYGCVCANHLMHQKARFTNSSSICFSVHRLPIVWHQNSHQFRGARITVSLCYRNLSLIRHRTSPSSHFGKLSLLAPVPGSHVSADGSPL encoded by the exons ATGCACATGTTGACACAACGTATCATCAAAATGG GTGGCGGAGAACCAGTAAGTGCTACTACTGGTGTACGCCAAGTTCAAGGATTTTCCCATGCTCGAGCATCCACTGGCTCCGACCTTCACCCGTTTCCGCACGCCTGGGATCCACAACCTCCGACCTCACACGTGGACCCCGGCTGGCTTCTCTGTCCCGAGTGTCGCTGCCGGCCTCCCTGCAGCATGGCTTCGGTTCCCTCCTACGGATGCGTCTGCGCCAACCATCT GATGCATCAAAAAGCCCGATTCACAAATTCATCTTCTATATGCTTTTCAGTTCATCGACTTCCCATTG TTTGGCATCAAAATTCACATCAGTTTAGGGGTGCCCGCATCACGGTCTCACTGTGCTACCGCAATCTCTCCTTGATACGCCACCGGACGAGCCCCTCCTCACACTTTGGCAAGTTGTCACTTCTTGCTCCTGTGCCTGGATCCCATGTGAGCGCTGATGGTAGTCCTCTGT GA